A single window of Fischerella sp. PCC 9605 DNA harbors:
- a CDS encoding FeoA family protein, translated as MNVKLSALKPGKTATIASMDADEPGLLRRLEAMGFKIGQQVKVLRKAWLNGPLHVRVGLTTEVAMRRHEADGIIVNVQD; from the coding sequence ATGAATGTGAAACTATCGGCGCTGAAACCCGGTAAAACAGCCACCATCGCCTCAATGGATGCGGACGAACCTGGGTTGTTGAGACGACTAGAAGCAATGGGCTTCAAAATCGGGCAGCAGGTAAAGGTACTTCGCAAAGCGTGGCTGAATGGCCCCCTGCACGTGCGAGTGGGATTAACTACAGAAGTGGCTATGCGGCGGCATGAAGCTGATGGAATTATTGTCAACGTACAGGACTGA
- the feoB gene encoding ferrous iron transporter B has protein sequence MAHCHGSSSGVVPQLSKPGVKRVAVMGMPNVGKSTLFNRITGAGAFVGNWPGVTVDLLEADVELEGLKVEFVDLPGIYDLEGYSEDERVVQSFFETYPVDLVLVILNAAQIDRQIRLPLQVKALGMPAVVILNMADEAKHFGIKIDEQKLAEKLEMPVVLVSAKYGSGYAIAIHKITQELAQERVPIAPTELKRQIEAHPSISESQIREILEDTVEMPSRLFKTLTERLDAVLLHPVLGLPLFFLSIYLMFEFVWLVGLPLQDVADTITGWLQETAIAPLTVNLSEFWRGFLVDGIYGGLATVASFIPLVITFFFMMAIVEDSGYFSRAAYMMDSLMYRFGMDGRSFVLLIMGFGCNIPAIMGTRVMRSRALRLLTILIVPFALCSARLTVFVFIIDALFDRTWGPLVLFSLYLFSFLVALLTGLLMKGHFQNREPFVIELPPYRFPTLQQIFLRGWGELKHFLQRATGFITAGVAGVWLLSNLPQGTANPIGMLVTIPLLVGMVTGWDAVKAFLQRAGGLIAIGVLGVWLLTHLPGSENVSYATRIGEFFAPVLNPAGIPKELTIALIFGFIAKEILVGSLATIYNLTDPNAVQATLAQTISPIQAYSFMLFCLLYTPCLATVATIRSESKSIRFTLLSVTYGLMWAWVVSTLFYQGARLLGLS, from the coding sequence ATGGCACATTGTCATGGTTCCAGTTCAGGAGTCGTCCCGCAGCTATCTAAACCTGGAGTGAAGCGGGTTGCTGTTATGGGAATGCCAAATGTCGGTAAATCCACGTTGTTTAATCGGATTACAGGGGCGGGAGCCTTTGTAGGCAATTGGCCTGGTGTGACGGTTGACTTGCTAGAGGCAGACGTCGAACTGGAAGGACTGAAGGTGGAGTTCGTGGATCTGCCAGGGATCTACGACTTGGAGGGCTACTCTGAAGATGAGCGAGTCGTGCAAAGCTTTTTTGAAACCTATCCCGTGGATTTGGTGCTAGTAATTCTCAATGCCGCTCAGATCGATCGCCAGATTCGTCTACCCTTGCAAGTCAAAGCCTTAGGAATGCCAGCTGTGGTAATTCTCAACATGGCAGATGAAGCTAAACATTTTGGCATCAAAATAGATGAGCAAAAACTAGCAGAGAAGTTAGAAATGCCCGTGGTACTGGTGAGCGCCAAGTATGGTAGCGGTTATGCGATCGCCATCCACAAAATCACCCAGGAATTGGCACAAGAACGAGTTCCCATAGCCCCCACAGAATTGAAGCGCCAGATTGAAGCACACCCCTCGATATCAGAATCGCAAATCCGGGAAATCCTAGAGGACACGGTGGAAATGCCCTCGCGCTTGTTCAAGACGCTGACGGAACGCTTAGATGCAGTGTTGCTGCACCCGGTGCTAGGGCTACCGTTGTTTTTCCTGTCCATTTACTTGATGTTTGAGTTTGTTTGGCTGGTGGGATTGCCATTGCAGGACGTTGCCGATACGATAACGGGATGGTTGCAGGAGACAGCCATTGCTCCCTTGACAGTCAATTTATCAGAGTTTTGGCGGGGCTTTCTGGTAGATGGAATTTATGGTGGATTAGCGACAGTAGCATCGTTTATTCCCTTAGTAATCACATTTTTCTTCATGATGGCGATCGTGGAAGATAGCGGTTACTTCTCCAGAGCAGCATACATGATGGATTCCTTGATGTATCGCTTTGGCATGGATGGCCGCAGTTTTGTGTTGCTGATTATGGGGTTTGGGTGTAACATCCCGGCAATCATGGGAACGCGAGTGATGCGATCGCGGGCATTACGCTTGCTAACAATTCTGATTGTTCCCTTTGCCCTCTGTTCGGCGCGGTTAACAGTGTTTGTGTTTATCATCGATGCCCTCTTCGATCGCACTTGGGGGCCATTAGTGCTGTTCTCGCTTTACCTGTTCAGTTTCCTGGTGGCACTGCTAACTGGATTACTAATGAAAGGTCATTTTCAAAACCGGGAGCCATTTGTGATTGAACTGCCTCCCTATCGCTTTCCCACACTCCAGCAAATCTTTCTGCGAGGATGGGGTGAATTGAAGCACTTTCTACAACGGGCGACAGGATTTATTACGGCAGGGGTAGCTGGTGTTTGGCTGTTGAGCAATTTACCTCAAGGTACAGCAAACCCAATTGGGATGCTAGTTACCATCCCGCTTTTGGTGGGCATGGTTACGGGTTGGGATGCGGTAAAAGCATTCTTGCAGCGAGCAGGTGGATTAATAGCGATCGGTGTGTTAGGCGTCTGGTTGCTAACCCATTTACCCGGCAGCGAGAATGTGAGCTATGCCACTCGCATTGGAGAGTTTTTCGCCCCTGTCTTAAATCCAGCTGGCATACCCAAGGAGTTAACTATTGCTTTAATTTTCGGGTTCATTGCCAAAGAAATTTTAGTAGGTTCTCTAGCAACCATCTACAATCTCACCGATCCTAATGCTGTCCAGGCAACCCTTGCCCAGACAATTTCACCAATTCAAGCCTACAGTTTTATGCTCTTTTGTCTGCTTTACACTCCTTGTTTGGCAACAGTCGCTACTATCCGTAGCGAGTCTAAGAGTATCCGATTTACCCTTTTATCAGTTACCTATGGGCTAATGTGGGCGTGGGTTGTGAGTACGCTGTTTTATCAAGGGGCGAGGTTGTTAGGGTTGAGTTAG
- a CDS encoding FeoA family protein has protein sequence MNNSDRSVSRAWQGFTFICNTPKTTLNENLNGSDKTQSDSPVFPLSQAKQGEVVCIVTFNHLDNIDYLSSIGLIPGIEIQIKSCMKSGSVVVAWQDKCLGLGADIAARVMVKKDI, from the coding sequence GTGAATAATAGCGATCGCTCTGTGAGCAGAGCATGGCAAGGATTTACTTTTATCTGCAATACTCCTAAAACTACACTCAATGAGAATCTCAATGGCAGTGATAAAACCCAATCTGACAGTCCTGTGTTTCCTCTATCTCAGGCAAAGCAGGGTGAAGTTGTCTGTATTGTAACTTTTAATCACCTAGATAATATTGACTATCTGTCGAGTATAGGATTAATCCCTGGAATAGAAATTCAGATCAAAAGCTGCATGAAAAGTGGCTCTGTTGTAGTTGCTTGGCAAGACAAATGTCTGGGGTTAGGGGCAGATATTGCTGCTCGTGTAATGGTGAAAAAAGATATTTAG
- a CDS encoding DNA-3-methyladenine glycosylase family protein — MAVSEILTQDNYAHALSVLAGRDRDLAGILNTFGIPPLWMREAGFATLIQIILEQQVSLASAKAVFTRLQATISPITPEHFFQLDEVELKRIGFSRQKALYGRLLAESILTGQLDLTTLSTMDDEDVRAVLKKIKGIGDWTVDIYLLMALRRPDALPKGDLGLILAIQKVKKLEQRPTPKEIEDIAENWRPWRAVATRLLWHYYLSRKV; from the coding sequence ATAGCAGTGTCAGAAATATTAACCCAAGATAACTATGCTCATGCTTTGAGCGTGCTTGCAGGCCGCGATCGCGATTTAGCAGGCATCCTCAATACTTTTGGTATACCTCCACTGTGGATGCGGGAAGCAGGTTTTGCCACGCTCATCCAAATTATCTTAGAACAACAAGTGTCTCTCGCCTCAGCGAAAGCAGTCTTTACGCGTTTGCAAGCCACGATATCACCAATCACTCCCGAACATTTTTTCCAACTTGATGAAGTTGAATTAAAACGAATCGGCTTTAGTCGCCAAAAAGCTCTTTACGGACGCTTGCTAGCAGAGTCAATTCTTACTGGACAGCTTGATTTGACTACTCTCAGCACGATGGATGATGAAGATGTCCGCGCTGTCTTGAAAAAAATCAAAGGTATCGGAGACTGGACTGTAGACATATATTTATTGATGGCATTGCGGCGGCCCGATGCTTTACCCAAGGGAGATTTAGGGTTAATACTGGCAATACAGAAGGTAAAAAAATTAGAACAGCGACCTACACCAAAGGAAATAGAAGATATTGCCGAAAACTGGCGACCTTGGAGAGCAGTAGCGACGCGGTTGTTATGGCACTATTACCTTAGCCGCAAAGTTTGA
- the ada gene encoding bifunctional DNA-binding transcriptional regulator/O6-methylguanine-DNA methyltransferase Ada produces MNETEFWQAVLDRDTSFDGVFVYAVRSTGIYCRPSCPARKPQREQVVFFLSSLAAQEKGFRPCRRCYPQNPTAPDSQTEMVQRVCAIIEANPTESITLATLSTQVNISPFHLQRTFKRIMGITPKQYIQTRRMQELKTELKSQNRVIDAIYNAGYGSSSSLYECATTQLGMTPRTYQRGGDGMVINYAIANCNLGLLLVAGTERGICMVSLGDSDTLLEKALQQEYPTAKINRCELHQESSHDNLSKWAIALLQYLSGEQPSSHLSTLPIDVQATAFQAKVWQALRQIPAGSTQTYSGVAESIGQPSAVRAVARACATNPVSLVIPCHRVVRSDGSLGGYRWGIERKQFLLAKEAQKD; encoded by the coding sequence ATGAATGAAACAGAGTTTTGGCAAGCAGTATTAGACAGAGACACTAGCTTTGACGGTGTATTTGTGTATGCAGTCCGTTCAACTGGCATTTATTGCCGCCCATCCTGTCCTGCACGCAAACCCCAACGAGAGCAAGTAGTTTTCTTTCTATCGTCGCTTGCAGCCCAAGAGAAAGGTTTCCGTCCCTGTCGTCGCTGTTATCCGCAAAACCCAACTGCGCCTGATTCGCAAACAGAAATGGTTCAGCGTGTATGTGCCATTATCGAAGCCAACCCTACAGAATCAATCACTCTCGCAACCCTCAGCACCCAAGTGAATATCAGCCCCTTCCACTTGCAGCGAACATTTAAGCGGATTATGGGGATTACGCCAAAGCAGTATATACAAACACGTCGTATGCAGGAACTAAAAACAGAACTCAAAAGTCAAAACCGTGTTATTGATGCCATCTACAATGCAGGTTACGGTTCGAGCAGTAGTCTATATGAGTGCGCTACGACACAACTAGGCATGACGCCCCGTACGTATCAGCGTGGCGGAGATGGTATGGTAATCAACTATGCGATCGCCAACTGCAACCTCGGACTTTTGCTTGTTGCTGGCACTGAACGTGGGATTTGCATGGTTAGTCTTGGTGACTCCGATACTCTGCTAGAAAAAGCATTGCAGCAAGAGTACCCCACAGCAAAGATTAATCGTTGTGAACTTCATCAAGAATCGAGTCATGACAACTTGAGCAAATGGGCGATCGCACTCCTACAATACCTCAGCGGTGAACAGCCGAGTTCCCATCTATCCACATTACCAATTGATGTGCAAGCAACAGCCTTTCAAGCGAAAGTTTGGCAAGCCTTGCGTCAAATTCCTGCTGGCAGCACCCAGACATACAGCGGAGTAGCTGAATCTATTGGTCAGCCAAGTGCAGTGAGGGCTGTGGCGCGTGCGTGTGCAACAAACCCAGTGTCGTTAGTTATCCCTTGTCATCGTGTCGTGCGTTCAGATGGCAGCCTTGGAGGTTATCGCTGGGGTATAGAACGCAAACAATTTTTGCTTGCAAAAGAAGCACAAAAAGATTAG
- a CDS encoding S8 family serine peptidase, whose translation MPIENRSQNLFDDKGLNITPASSVDSLNYQDNRNFNFSSHSSFQTTENALELDVNELGRKSRKSTKAKSSKAAKADLVIQNASAPSVATAGSTIQISYQVKNKGKNNAGFNYTNFYLSKDKSISNDDSFLGWNWIGSIEAGNSVSQSQNVTLDSNIAPGNYFLLYRADALDNVLETNNSNNVVAREINITGTGGKGYNSTSGYGLIDASAAVAKAIGQNTFADVPDLGGNNWGADLVKAPEAWAKGYTGKGTVVAVLDCGVDYNHPDLSANIWTNSKEIAGNGQDDDGNGFIDDVYGWNFDANNNNTLDVAGHGTHVAGTIAGANNNFGVTGIAYDTKIMPVKVLDDNGYGSYNAIANGIYYAVNNGADVINLSLGGDYPNSTLQKAIEYASSKGAIVVMAAGNDGGEAPLYPAQYAENWGIAVGAVDQNKNMASFSNRAGTNSLTYVTAPGVDVYSTIPGNKYAFYNGTSMATPHVAGVVALMLSANPNLTDAQVRQIIAETAGNSMQATAKSGNATSITDNNTASLSSQANITKQSNIASFDAIASLTNLNINTNSTSPSQTTSFSYNNTDTSENNFLNPNLWSQFLNYYDSAIATDSQTMEAASMLNKRRILLEQYSEWLVNPST comes from the coding sequence ATGCCCATTGAGAATCGCAGTCAGAATTTATTTGATGATAAAGGGCTAAATATCACTCCTGCTTCCTCAGTAGATAGTTTGAATTATCAAGATAATCGCAATTTTAATTTCAGTAGTCATAGTAGTTTTCAAACAACTGAAAATGCTTTAGAACTAGATGTTAATGAACTAGGACGCAAGAGCCGTAAATCAACAAAAGCCAAATCCTCAAAAGCTGCAAAAGCAGATTTAGTAATACAAAATGCTTCGGCTCCTAGTGTCGCAACAGCAGGCAGTACTATCCAAATTTCCTATCAAGTAAAGAACAAAGGTAAAAATAATGCTGGGTTTAACTACACAAATTTTTATCTTTCTAAAGATAAAAGTATCAGTAACGATGACTCATTTTTAGGCTGGAACTGGATTGGCAGTATTGAAGCTGGTAATTCTGTCTCTCAATCTCAAAATGTCACTTTAGATAGCAACATTGCTCCTGGAAACTACTTTTTACTGTATAGAGCTGATGCTCTAGATAATGTGCTCGAAACTAATAACAGCAATAATGTCGTTGCTCGTGAGATTAACATTACTGGCACGGGTGGTAAAGGGTATAATTCAACCTCTGGCTATGGTTTGATAGACGCCTCTGCTGCGGTGGCTAAAGCGATTGGTCAAAATACCTTTGCTGATGTTCCCGATCTGGGCGGTAATAATTGGGGAGCTGATTTGGTGAAAGCGCCAGAAGCTTGGGCGAAGGGGTACACTGGTAAGGGCACTGTTGTCGCTGTTTTGGATTGCGGAGTGGACTACAATCACCCAGACTTAAGTGCTAATATCTGGACGAATAGCAAAGAAATCGCTGGCAATGGTCAAGATGACGATGGCAATGGCTTTATTGATGATGTCTACGGCTGGAATTTTGATGCTAACAACAACAATACTTTAGATGTAGCCGGTCATGGTACTCATGTTGCTGGTACTATTGCTGGGGCAAACAATAACTTTGGTGTTACAGGTATTGCCTACGATACCAAGATTATGCCCGTCAAAGTTCTGGATGATAATGGCTATGGTTCCTATAATGCGATCGCCAATGGCATTTACTACGCTGTCAATAATGGTGCTGATGTAATTAACCTCAGTCTCGGTGGCGATTATCCTAACAGTACTCTCCAAAAAGCGATTGAATATGCCAGCAGCAAAGGTGCTATTGTTGTCATGGCAGCAGGCAATGATGGTGGGGAAGCACCACTTTATCCTGCCCAATATGCAGAAAACTGGGGAATTGCTGTTGGGGCTGTCGATCAAAATAAAAACATGGCTAGCTTTTCCAATCGCGCCGGAACCAATTCACTTACCTATGTCACAGCCCCTGGAGTCGATGTTTACTCTACAATTCCAGGTAATAAGTATGCATTCTACAACGGCACATCAATGGCAACTCCTCATGTTGCAGGTGTAGTTGCATTGATGCTCAGCGCTAATCCTAACCTGACTGATGCTCAAGTACGTCAGATTATTGCTGAGACAGCAGGTAATAGTATGCAAGCTACAGCTAAAAGTGGGAATGCCACTTCCATAACTGATAATAATACTGCTAGCTTGAGTTCTCAAGCCAATATTACCAAACAAAGCAACATTGCCAGTTTTGATGCGATCGCCAGCCTTACTAATTTGAATATCAATACTAACTCCACATCACCCAGCCAGACAACTAGCTTTAGCTACAACAACACCGACACATCTGAGAATAATTTTCTTAATCCCAATCTGTGGTCACAATTTTTGAACTATTACGATAGTGCGATCGCCACTGATAGCCAGACTATGGAAGCCGCAAGTATGCTGAACAAACGCAGAATATTGCTGGAACAATATAGTGAATGGTTGGTTAATCCCAGCACATAG